The Methanococcoides methylutens MM1 genome has a window encoding:
- a CDS encoding transcription factor has protein sequence MTDLNDPVVRGYLIQLMGEEGLEMIEKMPEGEVTDEQIAEATGVMLNIVRRTLFIMNENKLAICRRERDSSSGWLTYLWQLDLSDIESHLAKEKKKLVKNLQMRLDFEEDNVFYTCPEGCVRFEFNDASECEFLCPVCGEDLMFEDNSLMVDNLTKRLDELKANN, from the coding sequence TTGACAGATTTAAATGATCCAGTCGTCCGGGGATATCTTATACAATTGATGGGTGAAGAGGGGCTTGAGATGATAGAGAAGATGCCTGAGGGCGAGGTCACTGACGAGCAGATCGCCGAAGCTACCGGTGTCATGCTCAACATTGTCAGAAGGACGCTTTTCATCATGAACGAGAACAAGCTCGCTATCTGCAGGAGGGAGCGCGATTCAAGCAGCGGATGGCTGACCTACCTGTGGCAGCTGGATCTCAGTGATATCGAATCACATCTTGCAAAGGAAAAAAAGAAGCTTGTAAAGAATCTCCAGATGCGTCTTGATTTCGAAGAAGATAATGTGTTCTATACATGTCCTGAAGGCTGTGTTAGATTTGAGTTCAACGATGCCAGCGAATGTGAGTTCCTCTGTCCTGTATGTGGTGAGGACCTTATGTTCGAGGACAATTCTCTGATGGTGGATAATCTCACCAAACGTCTTGATGAGCTAAAAGCAAACAATTGA
- a CDS encoding TIGR00295 family protein — protein MITTSDALKLLKEAGCAANVIRHCQVVSQIAVEIAVAQRDSGKDVDLEIVELGALFHDIGRSRTHGIRHAIEGVSVAEELGLDPRLVLIIRNHIGAGISRQEALLLGLPEDDYLPVSIEEKIVCHADNLVMGEERVNISKCIQRMKDRGMSDEAIARVRDLADEVGIV, from the coding sequence ATGATAACAACTTCCGATGCCCTGAAATTGCTTAAGGAAGCAGGTTGTGCGGCCAACGTAATAAGGCATTGTCAGGTAGTTTCACAGATCGCTGTGGAGATAGCTGTTGCACAAAGGGATTCCGGGAAGGACGTTGATCTTGAAATTGTAGAGCTGGGTGCACTTTTCCATGATATTGGCAGGTCCCGTACTCATGGAATAAGGCATGCAATTGAAGGTGTATCGGTTGCAGAAGAGCTTGGGTTGGACCCCCGGCTTGTATTAATTATAAGAAATCATATCGGAGCAGGAATAAGTCGGCAGGAGGCCTTACTTCTTGGTCTGCCTGAGGACGATTATCTTCCTGTCAGCATTGAAGAGAAGATCGTATGTCATGCTGACAACCTTGTAATGGGGGAAGAAAGAGTGAATATTTCAAAGTGCATTCAAAGGATGAAGGACAGGGGTATGAGCGATGAGGCCATAGCCAGGGTCCGGGATCTCGCGGATGAAGTAGGTATCGTTTGA
- the psmB gene encoding archaeal proteasome endopeptidase complex subunit beta, with amino-acid sequence MDNDKHLKGTTTVGIVCSDGVVLATEQRATMGNFIASKTAKKIYQIDDLVGMTTAGSVGDAQQIVRVISVESKLFKMRRQESVTIKGIATLLSNLLSGQRYYPLMVQLLIGGFDKNGPAVYSLDALGGKIEETKAVATGSGSPMAYGVLEDRYKDDMTVGEGVDLAIRALHNAMKRDSASGEGIDVVVITKDKYERLDQEEVKKKRETLN; translated from the coding sequence ATGGATAATGATAAGCATTTAAAAGGCACAACTACTGTAGGTATAGTGTGCTCTGATGGAGTAGTCCTTGCTACTGAACAGAGAGCAACTATGGGCAACTTTATCGCAAGCAAGACTGCAAAGAAGATCTACCAGATCGATGATCTTGTGGGAATGACCACAGCAGGTTCTGTAGGCGATGCACAGCAGATCGTACGTGTCATTAGTGTAGAATCCAAACTTTTCAAGATGAGGAGGCAGGAGTCTGTTACGATCAAAGGTATTGCAACACTTCTCTCCAACCTGTTAAGTGGTCAGAGATATTATCCACTTATGGTTCAGTTACTCATAGGCGGATTTGACAAGAACGGACCTGCAGTCTATTCACTGGATGCTCTTGGTGGAAAGATCGAAGAGACCAAGGCGGTTGCAACAGGTTCAGGTTCTCCGATGGCCTATGGTGTCCTTGAGGACCGTTACAAAGATGACATGACCGTAGGAGAAGGAGTTGACCTTGCAATACGCGCTCTTCACAATGCAATGAAGAGAGATTCCGCTTCCGGTGAAGGTATTGATGTCGTTGTGATCACAAAGGACAAATATGAAAGACTTGATCAGGAAGAGGTAAAAAAGAAACGTGAAACCCTAAACTGA
- a CDS encoding beta-CASP ribonuclease aCPSF1, whose product MAIEDVLSDLKKKIEEKVPDGTTITSVEFEGPQLVVYTEDPKQFADNGHVVRNLAKALRTRIVVRPDPKVLVPPEEAIDKIKDTVPKDSVLSNFHFDPDVGEVVIEAEKPGLVIGKHGETLREITKKIGWTPKVVRTPPIKSRTVNNIREFMRTNHKERKDILKTVGRNIHRECTSKDKWVRVTSLGGCKEVGRSCFLLSTPESKVMIDCGVNVGSDDNMTPYLYLPEAQPFNQIDAVVLTHAHLDHQGLVPLLYKYGYEGPIYCTSPTRDMMTLLQLDYIDVAAKDGKRIPYESADVREGLKHTIALDFEEVTDIAPDIKLTFHNAGHIIGSAISHFHIGDGLHNVVITGDYKYGPTRLFDPAVNKFPRVETVITESTYGASSATQPSLKEAEKNLQQIVKKTIANNGIVLIPAFAVGRSQEVMIVLEDAIRKGIIDDIPVYLDGMIWEATAIHATYPEYLNNNLRKLIFQKGQNPFLAECFKPVDSNDLRKKIINDPHPCVILSTSGMMNAGPVMEYFKAFAPDPNNTLVFVGYQADGTLGRRIQKGWKEIPLSTRNGTDVVQMNMGVEVVDGFSGHSDRKQLMDFFKKMRPQPERVFTEHGDERSCIDLASSLHKKYRLETRALTNLETVRLV is encoded by the coding sequence ATGGCAATAGAAGATGTACTATCTGACCTAAAAAAGAAAATAGAAGAGAAGGTCCCTGATGGAACTACTATTACAAGTGTTGAGTTCGAGGGGCCCCAGCTTGTTGTTTATACCGAGGATCCGAAACAATTTGCAGACAATGGTCATGTTGTAAGGAACCTTGCAAAAGCTCTTCGGACAAGGATAGTCGTTCGTCCGGACCCAAAGGTGTTAGTTCCCCCTGAGGAAGCTATTGATAAGATAAAAGATACCGTTCCAAAAGATTCTGTTCTCTCTAATTTTCACTTTGATCCTGATGTTGGCGAAGTGGTCATTGAAGCGGAAAAACCCGGACTTGTGATAGGCAAGCATGGGGAAACACTTCGCGAGATCACAAAGAAGATCGGCTGGACACCAAAGGTTGTCCGCACACCGCCTATCAAATCCCGTACCGTCAATAACATCAGGGAGTTCATGCGAACCAACCACAAGGAGCGCAAAGACATCCTTAAGACCGTCGGACGTAATATTCACCGGGAATGCACCTCCAAGGACAAGTGGGTAAGGGTCACATCTCTTGGTGGATGTAAAGAGGTCGGAAGAAGCTGCTTCCTTCTATCAACACCCGAATCAAAGGTAATGATCGATTGTGGAGTGAACGTCGGTTCTGACGACAATATGACTCCATATCTCTATCTGCCTGAAGCTCAGCCATTTAACCAGATCGATGCCGTGGTACTGACACACGCTCACCTTGACCATCAGGGACTTGTGCCTCTTCTTTACAAATATGGTTATGAAGGTCCGATCTATTGTACATCGCCTACAAGGGACATGATGACACTCTTGCAGCTTGACTATATCGATGTTGCTGCAAAGGATGGTAAGAGGATACCTTACGAGTCTGCAGATGTTCGTGAAGGCCTCAAACATACTATTGCACTTGATTTTGAAGAAGTTACAGACATCGCACCTGACATAAAGCTTACATTCCACAATGCAGGCCACATCATTGGTTCTGCAATATCACACTTCCATATTGGTGACGGACTTCACAATGTTGTCATAACCGGTGACTATAAGTACGGTCCTACAAGGCTCTTTGACCCTGCTGTCAATAAGTTCCCACGTGTTGAGACCGTCATAACCGAGTCGACATATGGTGCTTCCAGTGCAACACAGCCATCCCTTAAGGAAGCTGAGAAGAACCTCCAGCAGATCGTCAAGAAGACAATTGCCAACAATGGTATCGTACTTATCCCTGCGTTCGCTGTGGGAAGAAGTCAGGAAGTAATGATCGTACTTGAGGATGCGATCAGGAAAGGCATAATTGATGACATCCCGGTATACCTTGATGGTATGATATGGGAAGCTACAGCCATACATGCAACCTATCCGGAGTACCTGAACAATAACCTCAGAAAGCTCATCTTCCAGAAGGGCCAGAACCCATTCCTTGCGGAATGCTTCAAGCCGGTAGATTCCAATGACCTGCGAAAGAAGATCATCAATGATCCACATCCATGTGTTATCCTTTCAACCTCCGGTATGATGAATGCAGGTCCGGTCATGGAATACTTCAAGGCATTTGCACCTGACCCTAACAATACTCTCGTGTTTGTTGGTTACCAGGCAGATGGTACCCTTGGAAGACGTATCCAGAAAGGCTGGAAAGAGATCCCGCTCTCAACCAGGAACGGAACTGATGTCGTCCAGATGAATATGGGTGTTGAAGTTGTCGATGGTTTCTCAGGACACTCCGACAGGAAACAGCTGATGGACTTCTTTAAGAAGATGAGGCCACAGCCGGAACGTGTCTTCACAGAGCATGGTGATGAACGCTCCTGCATCGATCTTGCAAGTTCACTGCATAAGAAATACCGTCTTGAGACAAGGGCACTTACAAACCTTGAGACTGTAAGACTTGTTTAA
- a CDS encoding HAD family phosphatase, translating to MFNSLIFDADGVLMDSMPCHADAWVRTFSEVGINIVRQDIYDIEGSNHVGVINLIFERDGRKADPEMIEKLRVRKRELFLKKRNISPFEGMYDLLKELKEQFHLAVVSGSDRPIVDSMLNEFYPDIFEVIISGADVTNGKPDPEPYLKAIEILGVKKENCLVIENAPLGVASAKNADLCCVAVSTYVDSEKLSRADRIFPEHAPLMSFLKGLEPLDE from the coding sequence ATGTTCAATTCACTTATCTTTGATGCAGATGGTGTTCTCATGGATTCCATGCCCTGTCACGCTGATGCTTGGGTGCGTACATTCTCCGAAGTTGGCATTAACATAGTCAGACAGGACATCTATGACATTGAAGGATCGAATCACGTAGGCGTAATCAACCTGATCTTCGAGAGAGACGGTCGCAAAGCTGACCCTGAAATGATAGAAAAGCTTCGGGTACGCAAACGTGAGCTCTTCTTAAAAAAGAGGAACATTTCCCCATTTGAAGGAATGTACGATCTGCTGAAAGAACTGAAAGAACAATTCCACCTTGCTGTGGTCTCCGGTTCCGATCGGCCTATAGTGGATAGTATGCTAAACGAGTTCTATCCGGATATCTTTGAAGTGATAATTTCCGGTGCCGATGTGACAAATGGAAAACCGGATCCTGAACCATACCTGAAGGCTATCGAAATACTCGGGGTGAAAAAAGAGAACTGCCTCGTGATCGAGAACGCACCTCTGGGAGTGGCTTCAGCAAAGAATGCCGACCTATGCTGCGTGGCAGTTTCAACTTATGTTGATTCTGAAAAGCTAAGCAGGGCAGACAGGATATTCCCTGAACATGCTCCTTTGATGTCCTTCCTGAAAGGTCTGGAACCGCTCGATGAATGA
- a CDS encoding MoaD/ThiS family protein yields the protein MSPQVEVKIYPESPDGQMMDVPEGSTYEDLLETLDINQEIVILLNNGQAVPVDGTVEAGTLTILKAISGG from the coding sequence TTGAGTCCGCAAGTAGAAGTAAAGATATATCCTGAGAGTCCTGATGGCCAGATGATGGATGTTCCTGAAGGTTCTACCTATGAGGATCTTCTGGAAACACTGGATATTAATCAGGAAATAGTTATATTATTGAACAACGGCCAGGCTGTTCCCGTCGATGGAACAGTCGAAGCCGGCACACTAACGATTCTTAAGGCAATATCAGGTGGTTGA
- a CDS encoding transcriptional regulator protein: protein MISFGGKQSDESSEEIVESLKSLGMTRNLATTIAYLSNVKEASSQEIEMNTGLRQPEVSVAMRAMREHSWISVHNKKVTGKGRPTKIYSLTTPFEKIIKHYEQKIREENEARMRIINKLKSLST, encoded by the coding sequence ATGATCAGCTTTGGTGGAAAGCAATCAGATGAGTCCAGCGAGGAAATCGTTGAGTCACTCAAAAGTCTTGGAATGACAAGAAATCTTGCAACGACCATTGCATATCTATCGAATGTGAAAGAAGCTTCTTCGCAGGAGATAGAGATGAACACCGGTCTTCGTCAACCCGAAGTCAGTGTGGCAATGAGAGCAATGAGAGAGCACTCATGGATTTCAGTCCATAATAAGAAGGTGACCGGCAAAGGAAGGCCCACAAAGATATATTCTTTAACAACGCCTTTTGAGAAGATCATCAAACATTATGAACAAAAGATCCGTGAAGAGAACGAAGCAAGGATGCGTATAATCAACAAACTCAAAAGTCTTTCAACATAA
- a CDS encoding DUF2117 family protein, with translation MNFGVVIHGPEVIDSGHAKLILELFSRFGDVTAKLGGAMGKIAVIDADMEDLIDINESLKPSVAIDSLLDTCDAVCLLNHGKTPENGLEFGSIVMSRLKDRKSIPLIQIESPGCDDGCIVYRNDKGQDLAKRLGELLRMPVNEGCDHEDVRISTEGTRTFRKINGVHPDELIMIDGFVIGKATSEDVSIVVENGFVTGLEGGIIKEHGLEKLHMYESREPLDIRKAWVKTGAIRRSQSQGPGIRPGKCHTMIHENNSSCMTALIDHIAERSIELAEGCNCAITVGDDTTAIAADILYRLHIPVIGITDGDPDGFSHTVHFYPGSIVMQLDPGWDDVIGKIIRKELFNGKDRTKFNNFEEMKNSIQEIIGEKLVSLIVY, from the coding sequence ATGAATTTCGGTGTCGTGATCCATGGACCTGAAGTTATCGATTCCGGTCATGCAAAGCTGATACTTGAGCTGTTCTCCAGATTTGGCGACGTCACTGCTAAACTTGGCGGTGCCATGGGAAAGATCGCTGTCATTGATGCAGACATGGAAGACCTCATAGATATCAATGAAAGCCTGAAGCCCAGTGTCGCAATAGATTCCCTTCTTGATACCTGTGATGCTGTCTGCCTGCTAAACCACGGGAAGACACCAGAGAACGGGCTTGAATTTGGCAGCATTGTCATGTCCAGGCTGAAGGACAGGAAGAGTATCCCCCTAATCCAGATAGAAAGTCCGGGCTGTGATGACGGATGCATTGTCTACCGGAATGACAAAGGTCAGGATCTTGCAAAACGGTTGGGAGAACTTCTCAGGATGCCGGTCAATGAAGGATGTGACCATGAGGATGTTCGTATCTCAACAGAAGGTACAAGGACATTCAGGAAAATAAATGGAGTCCACCCGGACGAACTTATAATGATAGATGGATTCGTGATTGGCAAAGCCACATCCGAAGACGTGTCAATTGTAGTGGAAAACGGTTTTGTGACAGGACTTGAAGGTGGCATCATAAAAGAGCACGGTCTTGAGAAACTGCATATGTATGAATCCAGGGAACCACTTGATATCAGAAAAGCCTGGGTCAAGACAGGTGCCATAAGACGCAGCCAGAGTCAAGGCCCCGGCATTCGTCCCGGGAAATGCCACACAATGATACATGAAAATAATTCATCATGCATGACAGCTTTGATAGACCATATTGCAGAGCGATCCATTGAACTGGCCGAAGGCTGCAACTGTGCTATCACTGTGGGAGATGACACTACCGCAATCGCTGCCGATATTCTTTACAGGTTGCACATCCCTGTAATTGGCATCACAGACGGCGACCCGGATGGTTTCTCACATACTGTACATTTCTATCCCGGATCCATCGTCATGCAGCTTGACCCGGGATGGGATGATGTTATAGGAAAGATCATAAGGAAAGAACTGTTCAATGGGAAAGACCGGACAAAATTTAATAATTTTGAGGAAATGAAAAACAGTATCCAGGAAATTATCGGGGAAAAACTAGTTTCATTGATCGTTTACTAA
- a CDS encoding sodium:solute symporter, whose amino-acid sequence MAVSIPLLGIIVLIYLMVVFWCGWIAYKRTKEVDDYMLAGRNVHPVILALSYGAAFISTSAIVGFGGAAAVLGMGLLWLAAMTIIVGIFVAFVLFGSRTRSMGVNLKAVTFPELLGRRYQSRFIQGFSGAIIGLFMPLYAGIVLIGGARFVETTLGINYDVAVLILAIIVAAYVITGGLLAVMYTDALQGALMFIGMTVLLALTYIKLGGITEAHMALTNMAGLVPESLAAGGHTGWTSMPAFGSPIWWTLISTLVLGVGIGVLAQPQLAVRFMTVNSKKSLNRAVFVGGPFILMMTGVAFIVGSLSNVYFFQTEGLISIAAAGGNQDLIIPEYINSAMPDLFVIIFMVTLLAAAMSTMSSQYHTMGSAIGHDFYREYLMKGNAGKTVTMTRLGISITIVASVILAYILPISIIARATAIFFGICAAAFLPMYAGALFWKRMTRQGAIASLLVGTFSSLFWLTFVHAKEAVPLGISQALFGVDTILTGTWVVVDPILVATPLSAIVAIVVSLMTEPPSEEHLATCYKK is encoded by the coding sequence ATGGCAGTCAGTATCCCTCTCCTCGGAATTATTGTGCTTATTTACCTGATGGTTGTTTTCTGGTGCGGTTGGATTGCATACAAGCGTACCAAGGAAGTTGATGACTACATGTTGGCAGGAAGAAACGTGCATCCTGTTATTCTAGCCCTCTCTTATGGTGCTGCATTCATCAGTACATCGGCAATTGTAGGGTTTGGAGGCGCCGCCGCTGTCCTTGGAATGGGACTCTTGTGGCTTGCTGCCATGACTATAATTGTAGGCATTTTTGTTGCTTTCGTTCTATTCGGATCCAGAACCAGAAGCATGGGAGTTAACCTTAAGGCAGTCACTTTCCCTGAACTTCTGGGAAGGAGATACCAGTCCCGATTCATACAGGGTTTTTCCGGAGCGATAATCGGTTTATTCATGCCGCTTTATGCAGGAATTGTCCTGATCGGCGGAGCAAGGTTCGTAGAAACCACTCTTGGCATAAACTATGATGTTGCAGTCCTGATCCTTGCTATCATTGTTGCAGCTTATGTTATTACAGGAGGATTACTTGCTGTCATGTACACCGATGCCTTGCAGGGAGCCCTGATGTTCATTGGTATGACCGTCCTTCTGGCTCTTACATACATTAAGCTCGGAGGCATTACTGAAGCTCATATGGCACTTACCAACATGGCAGGTCTTGTACCTGAAAGCCTGGCTGCAGGAGGACACACAGGATGGACCTCCATGCCCGCGTTCGGCTCGCCTATCTGGTGGACACTTATTTCAACGCTGGTGCTTGGAGTAGGAATCGGTGTCCTTGCACAGCCACAGCTTGCAGTACGTTTCATGACAGTGAACAGCAAGAAATCACTCAACAGGGCAGTATTTGTGGGAGGACCATTTATCCTCATGATGACAGGTGTTGCATTTATCGTAGGTTCACTCTCCAATGTATATTTCTTCCAGACAGAAGGGCTGATATCTATCGCTGCAGCCGGTGGAAACCAGGACCTTATCATTCCTGAATACATCAACAGCGCTATGCCTGATCTGTTCGTGATCATCTTCATGGTTACCCTGCTTGCAGCAGCAATGTCAACCATGAGCTCACAATACCACACAATGGGAAGTGCGATTGGTCATGACTTCTACCGCGAGTACCTTATGAAAGGCAATGCAGGAAAAACGGTAACCATGACAAGACTGGGAATCTCTATTACAATTGTTGCAAGCGTCATACTCGCATACATCCTGCCTATCAGCATCATTGCAAGAGCAACAGCAATATTCTTCGGAATTTGTGCTGCAGCCTTCCTACCCATGTACGCAGGTGCTCTTTTCTGGAAAAGGATGACACGCCAGGGAGCTATTGCAAGTCTTCTGGTCGGTACGTTCAGCAGCCTTTTCTGGCTGACATTCGTTCACGCAAAGGAGGCTGTACCACTGGGCATTTCACAGGCTCTTTTCGGAGTGGATACGATTCTGACCGGTACCTGGGTAGTTGTGGACCCGATACTGGTAGCCACCCCGCTTTCAGCAATTGTGGCCATTGTGGTCAGCCTGATGACAGAGCCTCCATCGGAGGAACATCTTGCAACCTGCTACAAAAAATAA
- a CDS encoding symporter small accessory protein: MLGIDDPQIWIAYILCVVSALGCMVYGLLKWNEEEEEY; encoded by the coding sequence ATGTTAGGAATAGATGATCCGCAAATATGGATCGCCTACATCCTTTGCGTTGTAAGCGCTCTTGGTTGTATGGTATATGGTCTCTTAAAATGGAATGAAGAGGAGGAAGAATACTAA
- a CDS encoding sodium:solute symporter: MAVSTPLLGVVVLIYLMVVFWCGWIAYKRTKEVDDYMLAGRNVHPVILALSYGAAFISTSAIVGFGGAAAVLGMGLLWLAVMNIVVGIFIAFVLFGSRTRSMGVNLKAVTFPELLGKRYQSRFIQGFSGAVIGLFMPLYAGIVLIGGARFVETTLGINYDIAVLILAIIVAAYVITGGLLAVMYTDALQGGLMFIGMAILLALTYIKLGGITEAHLALTNMVTLVPDSLVAGGHTGWTSMPAFGSPIWWTLISTLVLGVGIGVLAQPQLAVRFMTVNSKKSLNRAVFVGGPFILMMTGVAFVVGSLSNVYFFQTDGLISIAAAGGNQDLIIPEYINSAMPDLFVIIFMVTLLAAAMSTMSSQYHTMGSAIGHDFYREYLMKGNAGKTVTMTRLGISITIVASVILAYILPISIIARATAIFFGICAAAFLPMYAGALFWKRMTRQGAIASLLVGTFSSLFWLTFVHAKEAVPLGISQALFGVDTILTGTWVVVDPILVATPLSAIVAIAVSLMTEPPSEEHLAKCYNKK, translated from the coding sequence ATGGCAGTCAGTACTCCCCTCCTCGGAGTTGTTGTACTTATTTACCTGATGGTGGTTTTCTGGTGCGGATGGATCGCATACAAGCGTACCAAGGAAGTTGATGATTACATGTTGGCAGGAAGGAACGTACATCCTGTCATTCTAGCCCTCTCTTACGGTGCTGCATTCATCAGCACATCGGCGATCGTTGGTTTCGGAGGTGCTGCCGCAGTCCTTGGTATGGGACTCTTATGGCTTGCGGTAATGAATATAGTTGTAGGAATATTCATTGCTTTTGTTCTCTTCGGATCCCGAACCAGGAGCATGGGAGTTAACCTTAAGGCAGTTACCTTCCCCGAACTTCTGGGAAAGAGATACCAGTCCCGATTCATACAGGGTTTCTCCGGAGCAGTTATCGGATTGTTCATGCCACTTTATGCAGGAATTGTCCTGATCGGCGGAGCAAGGTTTGTGGAAACAACACTGGGAATCAACTATGATATTGCAGTCCTAATCCTTGCGATCATTGTTGCAGCTTACGTAATTACAGGAGGATTACTTGCTGTCATGTACACCGATGCCCTGCAGGGAGGTCTGATGTTCATTGGTATGGCAATTCTTCTGGCCCTTACATACATTAAACTTGGAGGCATTACCGAAGCTCACCTGGCACTTACCAATATGGTAACTCTTGTACCCGATAGTCTGGTTGCAGGAGGACATACCGGTTGGACCTCCATGCCTGCGTTCGGTTCGCCTATCTGGTGGACACTTATTTCAACGCTGGTGCTTGGTGTGGGAATTGGCGTTCTTGCACAACCACAGCTTGCAGTACGTTTCATGACAGTGAACAGCAAGAAGTCCCTCAACAGAGCAGTCTTTGTGGGTGGACCTTTCATCCTCATGATGACAGGTGTCGCATTTGTCGTTGGTTCACTTTCCAACGTATATTTCTTCCAGACCGATGGCCTGATATCCATCGCTGCAGCCGGCGGAAACCAGGACCTTATCATCCCTGAATATATCAACAGCGCCATGCCTGACCTTTTCGTGATAATCTTTATGGTAACCCTGCTTGCAGCGGCAATGTCCACAATGAGCTCACAGTACCACACAATGGGAAGTGCGATTGGTCATGACTTCTACCGCGAGTACCTCATGAAAGGCAATGCCGGAAAGACGGTAACCATGACAAGACTAGGAATCTCCATAACCATTGTTGCAAGCGTTATACTCGCATACATACTGCCTATCAGCATCATTGCAAGAGCAACAGCAATATTCTTCGGAATTTGTGCTGCAGCTTTCCTGCCCATGTATGCAGGTGCTCTATTCTGGAAAAGGATGACACGCCAGGGAGCTATTGCAAGTCTTCTGGTCGGTACGTTCAGCAGCCTGTTCTGGTTGACATTCGTCCATGCAAAGGAAGCAGTACCACTTGGCATCTCACAGGCACTTTTCGGTGTTGATACAATCCTGACAGGCACCTGGGTGGTTGTTGATCCGATACTGGTAGCAACTCCGCTTTCAGCAATTGTGGCAATTGCAGTTAGCCTTATGACAGAGCCTCCGTCGGAGGAACATCTTGCTAAATGCTACAACAAGAAATGA
- a CDS encoding symporter small accessory protein, producing MLGIDDPQIWIAYVLCVVSALGCMVYGLLKWNEEEDEL from the coding sequence ATGTTAGGAATAGATGACCCGCAAATATGGATCGCCTACGTCCTGTGCGTTGTAAGCGCTCTTGGTTGTATGGTATATGGTCTTTTAAAATGGAATGAAGAGGAGGATGAACTCTAA
- a CDS encoding molybdopterin synthase yields MKVISVIGYKNTGKTTLVTKLVQELSKHGRVGTAKMMTDHRLDNPNADTGKHFDAGADMVTAVTNSELVSIQRDPSIEKAIDALADAGMDFAVIEGAKDKPIAKIVLGDMEEGVRNVVAKLPARSDWDLEELVDIIKEQPDHVTLDLLLKQIKETPGIEKVGGIGSFTGIVRVDNEDFRTSQLEFESYEKAAAASIQKIREEIMQQEGIIDVLIHHKVGTIKPLEDIVYIVVAAGHRQQLFPALAETLERVKSEVPIWKKEITVDGNFWVHDHA; encoded by the coding sequence ATGAAAGTCATCTCAGTAATAGGCTACAAGAACACAGGAAAGACCACCCTTGTTACAAAACTGGTGCAGGAACTTTCAAAGCACGGGCGTGTTGGAACGGCCAAGATGATGACCGATCACCGGCTGGATAATCCAAACGCAGATACCGGGAAGCATTTCGATGCCGGTGCTGACATGGTAACAGCGGTCACTAATAGCGAGCTTGTTTCCATCCAGCGTGATCCTTCTATTGAGAAAGCTATCGATGCCCTTGCAGATGCAGGCATGGACTTTGCTGTGATCGAGGGTGCAAAGGACAAGCCTATTGCGAAAATAGTGCTTGGAGATATGGAGGAGGGTGTCCGGAATGTGGTTGCGAAGCTTCCCGCAAGGTCTGACTGGGATCTTGAAGAGCTTGTTGACATCATCAAAGAACAACCTGACCATGTGACACTTGACCTGCTTCTCAAGCAGATCAAAGAGACTCCCGGAATCGAGAAGGTCGGCGGTATAGGAAGCTTTACCGGCATAGTCCGTGTTGACAATGAGGATTTCAGGACCAGCCAGCTCGAATTTGAGAGTTACGAAAAGGCAGCTGCTGCAAGTATCCAAAAGATACGCGAAGAGATCATGCAGCAGGAAGGCATTATTGATGTGCTTATACACCACAAGGTCGGTACTATAAAACCTCTTGAAGATATTGTGTACATCGTCGTGGCAGCAGGTCACAGGCAGCAGCTTTTCCCTGCCCTTGCCGAGACACTTGAAAGGGTCAAATCAGAAGTTCCGATCTGGAAGAAAGAGATCACCGTTGATGGTAACTTCTGGGTCCATGACCATGCCTGA